A window of Spiroplasma syrphidicola EA-1 contains these coding sequences:
- a CDS encoding phosphoglycerate kinase — protein MAKKELKDVSVSGKKVLVRVDFNVPMKNGTVTNDNRITAALPTIQYLIENGAKVILFSHLGKVKVEEDLKKLDMQPVADVLAQKLNKTVKFVPTFEGSELEEAINSMANGEVILFQNTRFADIIDGNGQICLDDKGQAAAKRESKNNPELGKYWASLGDVFVNDAFGTAHRAHASNVGIASNIAESCLGFLVEKEVKMLSQGVDQPAKPFVAILGGAKVSDKIDVIENLLNKADKILIGGGMAYTFAVAKGDKVGKSLLENDKIEVAKNFLAKGKDKIILPIDNIEAPEFADVEGKITPDANIDDGYMGLDIGPKTVELFTKELQDAKTVVWNGPMGVFEFENYNKGTKAVCAAIANLTDAFTLIGGGDSAAAAIQLGYKDKFTYISTGGGASLEYMEGKVLPGIAAVQDK, from the coding sequence ATGGCAAAAAAAGAATTAAAAGATGTTAGTGTTAGTGGGAAAAAAGTTTTAGTTCGTGTTGATTTTAACGTTCCAATGAAAAATGGAACAGTAACAAATGATAATCGAATTACTGCCGCTTTACCAACAATTCAATACTTAATTGAAAACGGAGCAAAAGTGATTTTATTTTCACACTTAGGGAAAGTAAAAGTTGAAGAAGATTTAAAAAAATTAGATATGCAACCAGTTGCTGATGTGTTAGCACAAAAATTAAATAAAACAGTAAAATTTGTCCCAACATTTGAAGGGTCAGAATTAGAAGAAGCAATTAATAGTATGGCAAATGGAGAAGTTATTTTATTCCAAAATACTCGTTTTGCTGATATTATTGATGGCAATGGTCAAATTTGCTTAGATGATAAAGGGCAAGCAGCAGCAAAAAGAGAAAGTAAAAATAATCCAGAATTAGGAAAATATTGAGCAAGTCTAGGGGATGTTTTTGTTAATGATGCCTTTGGAACTGCCCACCGTGCGCATGCTTCAAACGTTGGAATTGCTTCAAACATTGCCGAATCATGTTTAGGATTTTTAGTTGAAAAAGAAGTAAAAATGTTATCACAAGGAGTTGATCAACCAGCAAAACCATTTGTTGCTATCCTTGGGGGAGCAAAAGTTTCAGATAAAATTGATGTTATTGAAAACTTATTAAATAAAGCTGATAAAATTTTAATTGGTGGAGGAATGGCATATACTTTTGCTGTTGCCAAAGGTGATAAAGTTGGAAAATCATTATTAGAAAATGACAAAATTGAAGTTGCAAAAAACTTTTTAGCAAAAGGGAAAGATAAAATTATTTTACCAATTGATAATATTGAAGCACCAGAATTTGCTGATGTGGAAGGAAAAATTACTCCTGATGCCAACATTGATGATGGTTACATGGGATTAGACATTGGGCCAAAAACTGTTGAATTATTTACAAAAGAATTGCAAGATGCAAAAACAGTGGTTTGAAATGGACCAATGGGAGTTTTTGAATTTGAAAACTATAATAAAGGAACAAAAGCAGTTTGTGCGGCAATTGCTAATCTAACTGATGCCTTTACTTTAATTGGTGGAGGAGACTCTGCTGCTGCTGCAATTCAATTAGGCTATAAAGATAAATTTACTTATATTTCAACTGGTGGAGGAGCTAGTTTAGAATATATGGAAGGAAAAGTCTTACCAGGAATTGCTGCTGTTCAAGATAAATAA
- the secA gene encoding preprotein translocase subunit SecA: protein MGASDKKIIRKHNKTVDKIFELETVMQGLTDEQLKAKTTEFKDRLKNGETLDDLLVDAFAVAREAARRLLNLHAYRVQLIGGIVLHQGDVAEMKTGEGKTLTALMPTYLNALDGRGVHVITVNEYLSKRDSEINGEVLNFLGLTVGLNLRSLSKEQKRVAYSMDVTYTTNAELGFDYLRDNMVKRFEDKVQRGLNYAIIDEADSILIDESRTPLIISGGRQNRTPQYLAADNFAKVLNRDEDLEIDLETKQVYLTPTGIKKAEKTFSIKSLFDIQNTELYHLVLNALKANFVFKNGVEYVVQNGEIVLVDQFTGRLMPGRAYSDGLQQSLQAKENVEIEQETITMATITYQNFFRLYNKLSGMTGTAKTEEEEFVKIYNMRVIQVPTNRPLVRLDEPDYMFANRDAKMNAMLEEIIKLHEKGQPILIGTTSVESSEIVSHYLQKANLKFEMLNAKNHEREADIIAKAGEKGAITLATNMAGRGTDIKLASGVQELGGLAVFGVERNEARRIDNQLRGRSGRQGDAGFSRFYVAMDDDLMLRFGGERLRRIFGRLGTDFIQSKMLTRAISNAQKKVEGMNFDQRKHILDYDNVLAQHREAMYSRRDQILTVNELKPIIKKMQYSAAYDLTRMFGNESHGEWFINYDELIKGVDGKVIAPGTLVKEDLEKMNRNEVAKHLSNLMYDFYLARINDVPGEVMIQIERNTIIMAFDNYWTKHIDQASKLRSGIYLRSYAQTNPLHAYVEEAAKLFENMQIAIAHEVVIKLANVVVRLVDNNEQPLQDVEEEVREFKQKG from the coding sequence ATGGGAGCAAGCGATAAAAAAATAATTAGAAAACATAATAAAACTGTTGATAAAATTTTTGAATTAGAAACAGTAATGCAAGGCTTAACAGATGAACAGTTAAAAGCAAAAACAACCGAGTTTAAAGACCGCCTAAAGAATGGGGAAACATTAGACGATTTATTAGTTGATGCTTTTGCCGTAGCTCGTGAAGCAGCACGCCGCTTATTAAACTTACATGCTTATCGTGTCCAATTAATTGGGGGAATTGTTTTACACCAAGGGGATGTGGCAGAAATGAAAACCGGGGAAGGAAAAACCCTAACAGCTTTAATGCCAACCTATTTAAATGCCCTTGATGGTAGAGGGGTTCACGTTATTACAGTTAATGAATATTTATCAAAACGGGACTCAGAAATTAACGGCGAAGTTCTTAATTTTTTAGGTTTAACAGTGGGGTTAAACTTAAGAAGTTTAAGTAAAGAACAAAAACGTGTAGCTTATAGTATGGATGTTACTTATACAACAAATGCCGAATTGGGATTTGATTATTTACGTGATAATATGGTTAAACGCTTTGAAGATAAAGTCCAACGTGGCTTAAATTATGCGATTATTGATGAGGCTGATTCAATTTTAATTGATGAGTCAAGAACGCCGTTAATTATTTCGGGGGGTCGTCAAAATCGTACGCCACAATATTTAGCTGCTGATAATTTTGCCAAAGTTTTAAACCGGGATGAAGATTTAGAAATTGATTTAGAAACAAAACAAGTCTATCTAACCCCAACGGGAATTAAAAAAGCGGAAAAAACTTTTTCGATTAAATCACTTTTTGATATTCAAAATACCGAATTATATCACTTAGTTTTAAATGCTTTAAAAGCTAATTTTGTTTTTAAAAATGGTGTTGAATATGTTGTCCAAAATGGGGAAATTGTTTTAGTTGATCAATTTACTGGTCGATTAATGCCCGGAAGAGCTTATAGTGATGGTTTACAACAATCATTACAAGCAAAAGAAAATGTTGAAATTGAACAAGAAACAATTACAATGGCGACAATTACCTATCAAAACTTTTTCCGTTTATATAATAAACTAAGTGGGATGACAGGGACTGCTAAAACTGAAGAAGAAGAATTTGTTAAAATTTATAATATGCGTGTTATCCAAGTACCAACTAATCGCCCATTAGTTCGGTTAGATGAACCAGATTATATGTTTGCAAATCGTGATGCTAAAATGAATGCAATGTTAGAAGAAATTATTAAATTGCATGAAAAAGGGCAACCAATTTTAATTGGGACAACTTCTGTTGAATCATCAGAAATCGTTTCTCATTATTTACAAAAAGCTAATTTAAAATTTGAAATGTTAAATGCGAAAAACCATGAACGTGAGGCTGACATTATTGCTAAAGCTGGTGAAAAAGGAGCAATTACCCTAGCAACAAATATGGCTGGACGGGGAACTGATATTAAGTTAGCATCTGGAGTGCAAGAGTTAGGTGGTCTAGCTGTTTTTGGAGTTGAGCGAAATGAAGCTCGTCGGATTGATAATCAGTTACGTGGTCGTTCAGGAAGACAAGGAGATGCTGGGTTTTCACGTTTCTATGTTGCAATGGATGATGATCTAATGTTACGGTTTGGTGGCGAAAGATTGCGTCGAATTTTTGGTCGTTTAGGAACTGATTTTATTCAGTCAAAAATGCTAACAAGAGCAATTTCAAATGCCCAAAAAAAAGTTGAAGGAATGAATTTTGATCAACGAAAACATATTTTAGATTATGATAATGTTTTAGCACAACACCGTGAAGCAATGTATTCACGTCGTGATCAAATTTTAACGGTGAATGAATTAAAACCAATTATTAAAAAAATGCAATATTCTGCTGCATATGACTTAACACGGATGTTTGGGAATGAATCACATGGTGAATGATTTATCAATTATGATGAATTAATTAAAGGGGTTGATGGTAAAGTTATTGCCCCTGGAACATTAGTTAAAGAAGATTTAGAAAAAATGAATCGTAATGAAGTTGCAAAACATTTAAGCAATTTAATGTATGATTTTTATCTAGCGCGGATTAATGATGTTCCCGGTGAAGTTATGATTCAAATTGAACGCAATACAATTATTATGGCTTTTGATAATTATTGAACTAAACATATTGATCAAGCAAGTAAATTACGTAGTGGGATTTACCTACGTAGTTATGCCCAAACTAATCCTTTACATGCTTATGTTGAAGAAGCCGCAAAATTGTTTGAAAATATGCAAATCGCAATTGCACACGAAGTAGTAATTAAATTAGCAAATGTTGTTGTTCGGCTAGTTGATAATAATGAACAACCATTACAAGATGTTGAGGAAGAAGTTCGTGAATTTAAACAAAAAGGTTAA
- the whiA gene encoding DNA-binding protein WhiA, with product MSFALNVKEEISKKSFDLASQKSFLSGFIKYNMNLKLNNNYFNFEVSSISNSIIRMVYGFLKNLYQTDIEVIIIQSNKLKKTKTFVLKIKKDAVKILTDLNIYNFETNQKNIAPNSDWSEREVRAYIAGIFIACGSVNSPETSNYHLEVQFLEEASALAFKRLLTKFYFSFRIIKRNDKYVCYIKKAILVSDFLKLIDAVNNVLEFENTRISRDITNSINRLNNIEISNQQKAIKAAEEQITMINYLIEHNFFNLLGHNTQKVALLRLENPDSSLQDLSNLLFEKENLEISKSGINHLFREIKTKYYNNLK from the coding sequence ATGAGTTTTGCGCTAAATGTAAAAGAAGAAATTAGTAAAAAATCCTTTGATTTAGCTAGTCAAAAATCTTTTTTATCAGGTTTTATTAAATATAATATGAATTTAAAATTAAATAATAATTATTTTAATTTTGAAGTCAGTTCGATTAGTAATTCAATTATCCGGATGGTTTATGGTTTTTTAAAAAATTTATATCAAACAGATATTGAAGTTATTATTATTCAGTCCAATAAACTTAAGAAAACAAAAACATTTGTTTTAAAAATTAAAAAAGATGCCGTTAAAATTTTGACAGATTTAAATATTTACAATTTTGAAACTAATCAAAAAAATATTGCCCCAAATAGTGATTGATCAGAGCGGGAAGTGCGGGCCTATATTGCCGGGATTTTTATTGCTTGTGGGAGCGTTAATTCCCCAGAAACTAGTAATTATCATTTAGAAGTTCAATTTTTAGAAGAAGCTTCAGCTCTAGCCTTTAAAAGACTATTAACTAAATTTTATTTTTCTTTTCGGATTATTAAACGTAATGATAAATATGTTTGCTATATTAAAAAAGCAATTTTAGTTTCCGACTTTTTAAAATTAATTGATGCCGTTAATAATGTTTTAGAGTTTGAAAATACACGGATTTCTCGCGACATTACCAATAGTATTAATCGTTTGAATAATATTGAAATTTCAAATCAGCAAAAGGCCATTAAAGCCGCCGAAGAACAAATTACGATGATTAATTATTTAATTGAGCACAATTTTTTTAATTTACTAGGTCATAATACTCAGAAAGTTGCGTTGTTAAGATTAGAAAATCCAGATTCGTCACTACAAGATTTATCAAATTTATTATTTGAAAAAGAAAATCTCGAGATTTCAAAATCAGGAATTAACCACTTATTCCGGGAAATAAAGACAAAATATTATAATAATTTAAAATAA
- a CDS encoding APC family permease, which yields MGKPKKHIKLFEFLSVFSTAVGITIGIGIYLKNDNEPGHVLGFTQNPFLAIALWILVGILGMAMIMVFIEVSSANTKSGHGTLASWANLFIGRKVASYYAIFYIFLYFPTLLTFFAMFSVNAMFIALNLQNVSEETKNIVTVIVGFIFLILIALSNIFFRKTGKAIQTIGTFIKFIPLLVSLFIGFIHPIDGNVFDTFKDIKFGNFFMGLLPVLFSFDGFIYGASLQKEVSNKNVVPKALFAAMVFITIFYLLEVISLFLGTNDGSVFSLFNNVLGTGIGSKILNWFIVITALMSLHAMTLVAPASMQASREENLIYLGKKELKMWVIGAVQIAVTVTVGAIMMAISLPVKHDALAIVDTFSNATSLTVFVLYLMLIVAVCVNRKTGKVEVNKIKGLWYYAVFSIAILSLSLAYIAYMFFAFKENFETMISIFIVLGTSFGLWGINELLLKKGMLPPQNKVIFNGPEKKLATINANS from the coding sequence ATGGGTAAACCCAAGAAACACATTAAATTATTTGAATTTTTATCAGTTTTTTCAACAGCTGTTGGGATTACAATCGGAATTGGAATTTATCTTAAAAATGATAATGAACCAGGTCATGTTCTAGGTTTCACACAAAATCCATTTTTAGCAATTGCTTTATGAATTTTAGTGGGAATCTTGGGGATGGCAATGATTATGGTTTTTATTGAGGTATCTTCAGCAAATACAAAATCAGGTCATGGGACCTTAGCTAGTTGAGCTAATTTATTTATTGGTCGGAAAGTGGCCAGTTATTATGCAATTTTTTATATATTTTTATACTTTCCAACACTACTAACATTTTTTGCAATGTTTAGTGTTAATGCCATGTTTATAGCCCTTAATTTACAAAATGTCAGTGAGGAGACGAAAAATATTGTTACTGTTATTGTCGGCTTTATTTTTCTAATTTTAATTGCCTTGTCAAACATCTTTTTCCGTAAAACAGGGAAGGCAATCCAAACAATCGGAACTTTTATTAAATTTATTCCGTTATTAGTTAGTTTATTTATTGGATTTATTCATCCAATTGATGGTAATGTTTTTGATACTTTTAAAGACATAAAATTTGGAAATTTCTTTATGGGATTATTACCTGTCTTATTTTCTTTTGATGGTTTTATTTATGGAGCCAGTTTACAAAAAGAAGTTTCCAATAAAAATGTTGTTCCAAAAGCTTTATTTGCAGCAATGGTTTTTATTACAATCTTTTACTTGTTAGAAGTTATCTCGTTATTTCTAGGAACAAACGATGGAAGTGTTTTCAGTTTATTTAATAATGTTCTTGGGACGGGGATTGGAAGTAAAATTTTAAATTGATTTATTGTTATTACAGCACTAATGAGTTTACATGCAATGACATTAGTAGCACCAGCTTCAATGCAAGCTAGTCGTGAAGAAAACTTAATTTACTTAGGAAAAAAAGAACTAAAAATGTGAGTAATTGGAGCAGTCCAAATTGCTGTTACAGTAACCGTTGGGGCAATTATGATGGCGATTAGTTTACCAGTTAAACATGATGCTTTAGCTATTGTTGATACATTCTCAAATGCAACATCGCTAACAGTTTTTGTATTATATTTAATGTTAATTGTTGCTGTTTGTGTTAATCGTAAAACAGGAAAAGTTGAAGTTAATAAAATTAAAGGATTATGATATTATGCTGTCTTTAGTATTGCGATCTTAAGTTTATCATTAGCATATATTGCTTATATGTTCTTTGCCTTTAAAGAAAACTTTGAAACAATGATTAGTATTTTTATTGTATTAGGAACTAGCTTTGGGTTATGAGGAATAAATGAGTTATTATTAAAAAAAGGAATGTTACCACCCCAAAATAAAGTTATTTTTAATGGGCCAGAAAAAAAATTAGCAACAATTAATGCTAATTCATAA
- a CDS encoding rhodanese-like domain-containing protein: protein MFLTAFQMKYQTKSVKKLPKIVNSNKWLIVDIRPKEEWTESHIINSISVPHHLFKLIYYKKIDKSKKILFVSSAGHSHLDLYKLLRKHNFKVYILNGGWKKIHQTANFDEFLTYNPID from the coding sequence ATGTTTTTAACAGCTTTTCAAATGAAATACCAGACTAAATCAGTCAAAAAATTACCAAAAATAGTGAACTCTAATAAATGGCTAATTGTTGATATTCGGCCAAAAGAAGAATGAACCGAAAGTCATATTATTAATAGTATTAGCGTTCCTCATCATTTATTTAAACTAATCTATTATAAAAAAATCGATAAAAGTAAAAAGATTTTATTTGTTTCAAGCGCTGGGCATTCTCACCTAGATCTTTACAAATTACTACGTAAACATAATTTCAAAGTTTATATTTTAAATGGGGGATGAAAAAAAATTCATCAAACAGCTAACTTTGATGAATTTTTAACTTATAATCCGATTGATTAA
- the tpiA gene encoding triose-phosphate isomerase — protein MRKPIIIGNWKMFKTSDETVSFLNAVDGACQQLEVEAGVAVPFVNLGLAKQHAKNLIIAAQNCHFEDQGAFTGEISVDMLQDLGITHVVIGHSERREMFNETDETVNKKMLKLLAKGLTPILCCGESLGQYENNETAMVVKTQIQKAFKGVNLEDAKTVIIAYEPIWAIGTGKTATAQIAQDVCAIIRQEIANIYDEVVANTIRIQYGGSVKPENIKELLAQPDIDGALVGGASLDPTSFLGLVK, from the coding sequence ATGCGTAAACCAATTATTATTGGAAATTGAAAAATGTTTAAAACTAGTGATGAAACAGTAAGTTTCTTAAATGCTGTTGATGGAGCATGTCAACAATTAGAAGTTGAAGCTGGGGTGGCTGTCCCTTTTGTTAATTTAGGATTAGCAAAACAACATGCAAAAAATTTAATTATTGCAGCTCAAAACTGTCATTTTGAAGACCAAGGAGCTTTTACAGGAGAAATCTCAGTAGATATGTTACAAGATTTGGGAATTACTCATGTTGTAATCGGTCACTCAGAACGTCGTGAAATGTTCAATGAAACAGATGAAACAGTTAACAAGAAAATGTTGAAATTATTAGCAAAAGGATTAACACCAATTTTATGCTGTGGAGAAAGTTTAGGACAATATGAAAATAATGAAACAGCAATGGTTGTTAAAACACAAATTCAAAAAGCTTTTAAAGGTGTTAATTTGGAAGATGCAAAAACAGTTATAATTGCATATGAACCAATTTGAGCAATCGGAACTGGAAAAACTGCGACAGCGCAAATCGCCCAAGATGTTTGTGCAATTATTCGTCAAGAAATTGCTAATATTTATGATGAAGTTGTGGCTAACACAATTAGAATCCAATATGGAGGTAGTGTTAAACCAGAAAATATTAAGGAATTATTAGCCCAACCAGATATTGATGGAGCTTTAGTTGGGGGAGCTAGTTTAGACCCAACATCATTTTTAGGATTAGTAAAATAA
- a CDS encoding ABC-F family ATP-binding cassette domain-containing protein, whose translation MSLINIENLSHANGGKQLYKNSAVKINKGEHIALVGANGAGKTTLLNIIAGKINPDQGEIEIHPKAKIGYLDQHQEIDGNLTVDQFLKLTYQDLFDIEKKIHDLYEQMSVEYDEDLLVRALKLQEFLDQNDFDIIDKKIRSLVDGLGIDPEHLERKLATLSGGQRGKIILAKLLLSKNDFLLLDEPTNFLDIEQVEWLAKFLQNYENAYLLVSHDIDFINKTARIIYAVENLEINRYVGDYNKYLELSELKQDQYAKSQQAQTKLIKKLETYVAKNAARASTAKSAQSRQKQLEKIEVLDKQQTLAKPKFSFKYKKPSSTVIISANNLAIGYSFPLIDPLTFKIRDGEKCIVRGYNGIGKTTFLNTIAGVIPPLSGEFELGNNVSIAYFHQIDNVNDFTPIEYLKNIYPDMEEGKVRSTIANFGVKNTLMQNKMEQLSGGEQTKVRLAALSLQPCSLLILDEPTNHIDVLAKEALLEAIKAFPGTVLITTHDINFSTNWADRVLDFEKLI comes from the coding sequence ATGAGTTTAATTAATATAGAAAATTTAAGTCACGCAAATGGAGGGAAACAATTATATAAAAATTCAGCAGTTAAAATTAATAAAGGGGAGCATATTGCCCTAGTTGGAGCGAATGGGGCTGGAAAAACAACATTGTTAAATATCATTGCTGGAAAAATTAATCCCGATCAAGGGGAAATTGAAATTCATCCCAAAGCAAAAATTGGTTATTTAGATCAGCATCAAGAAATTGATGGAAATTTAACAGTTGATCAATTTTTAAAATTAACATATCAAGATTTATTTGATATTGAAAAAAAGATTCATGATTTATATGAGCAAATGAGTGTTGAATATGATGAAGATTTATTGGTCAGAGCATTAAAACTACAAGAATTTTTAGACCAAAATGATTTTGATATTATTGATAAAAAAATTCGTAGTTTAGTTGACGGGTTAGGAATTGATCCTGAACATTTAGAACGTAAATTAGCAACCTTATCGGGTGGCCAACGCGGTAAAATAATTTTAGCAAAACTATTGTTGTCAAAAAATGATTTTCTATTATTAGATGAACCAACAAACTTTTTAGATATTGAACAAGTTGAATGACTAGCCAAGTTTTTACAAAATTATGAAAATGCCTACTTATTAGTATCACATGATATTGATTTTATTAATAAAACAGCCCGCATAATTTATGCTGTTGAAAATTTAGAGATTAATCGTTATGTTGGGGATTATAATAAGTATTTAGAATTAAGTGAATTAAAACAGGACCAGTATGCTAAAAGCCAACAAGCCCAAACAAAGTTAATTAAAAAATTAGAAACTTATGTTGCAAAAAATGCGGCTCGTGCATCAACAGCAAAAAGTGCCCAATCCCGACAAAAACAATTAGAAAAAATTGAGGTGCTTGATAAACAGCAAACCTTGGCTAAACCAAAATTTAGTTTCAAATATAAAAAACCTTCAAGTACAGTAATTATTAGTGCAAACAATTTAGCAATTGGTTATAGTTTTCCTTTAATTGATCCTTTAACATTTAAAATTCGTGATGGGGAAAAATGTATTGTCCGGGGATATAACGGAATTGGAAAAACAACTTTTTTAAATACAATTGCTGGTGTTATTCCTCCTTTGTCAGGGGAGTTTGAGCTTGGTAATAATGTTTCAATTGCCTATTTTCATCAAATCGATAATGTTAATGACTTTACCCCAATTGAATATCTTAAAAATATTTATCCTGATATGGAAGAGGGTAAAGTTCGTAGTACAATTGCTAATTTTGGGGTAAAAAATACTTTAATGCAGAATAAAATGGAACAGTTATCAGGTGGTGAACAAACAAAAGTTCGCTTGGCGGCATTATCATTACAACCATGTAGTCTCTTGATTCTAGATGAACCAACAAACCACATTGATGTTTTAGCAAAAGAAGCGTTATTAGAAGCAATTAAAGCTTTTCCAGGGACTGTTTTAATTACAACCCATGATATTAATTTCAGTACAAATTGAGCTGATCGTGTTTTAGATTTTGAAAAATTAATTTAA
- a CDS encoding GIY-YIG nuclease family protein — protein MAEKFYFYVLHCADNTLYAGYTVDLEKRFLAHSNGQGAKYTRIKTRQPLQLIYSESYPTKSLAMQREYQFKQLTRSEKENFLATKNVYFNDNKIKKR, from the coding sequence ATGGCAGAAAAATTTTATTTTTATGTTTTACACTGTGCCGATAATACATTGTACGCTGGCTATACCGTTGATTTAGAAAAACGGTTTTTAGCCCATAGCAATGGTCAAGGGGCAAAATATACAAGAATCAAAACGCGTCAACCACTGCAACTAATTTATTCAGAAAGTTATCCAACAAAATCATTAGCGATGCAGCGTGAGTATCAGTTTAAGCAATTAACTCGTTCAGAGAAAGAAAACTTTTTAGCGACAAAAAATGTTTATTTTAATGACAATAAAATAAAAAAAAGATAA